The following are encoded together in the Fusobacteriaceae bacterium genome:
- a CDS encoding gamma carbonic anhydrase family protein produces MQYQVRRNKPKLGKNNYILPGAQLIGSVTTGDNVSIWFNAVVRGDAAPVVIGENSNIQDNTVVHVEKEKSCEIGDNVTIGHNCIIHGCTIGDNCLIGMGAIILSDSVIPAECLVAAGAVVGPKLKAEPRSLIAGNPAKVIKALEKSHLKLLKYANDEYLERLAYYREELTPVHPNPDEIERGTKS; encoded by the coding sequence ATGCAATATCAAGTCAGAAGAAACAAACCCAAACTGGGAAAAAACAACTACATCCTGCCGGGCGCGCAACTGATCGGCAGCGTCACGACCGGCGACAACGTCAGCATCTGGTTTAACGCCGTCGTTCGCGGAGACGCGGCCCCCGTCGTGATCGGGGAAAACAGCAATATTCAGGATAATACCGTCGTTCACGTGGAAAAGGAAAAATCCTGCGAGATCGGAGACAATGTCACCATCGGACATAATTGCATTATTCACGGCTGCACGATCGGAGACAATTGCCTGATCGGCATGGGCGCAATCATCTTGAGCGACAGCGTCATTCCCGCCGAATGTCTCGTAGCCGCAGGCGCCGTCGTCGGGCCCAAACTCAAGGCCGAACCCCGCTCCCTGATCGCAGGAAATCCCGCTAAAGTCATCAAAGCCCTCGAAAAAAGCCATTTGAAGCTCTTGAAATACGCCAATGACGAGTATCTGGAGCGTCTCGCCTATTATCGGGAAGAACTGACGCCGGTCCATCCGAATCCCGACGAAATCGAGAGGGGCACGAAATCCTGA